One Candidatus Eisenbacteria bacterium genomic window carries:
- a CDS encoding LamG domain-containing protein, whose protein sequence is MRWRIGFVISMMLLFCMAASAGDWKIQIHRSGSIDEYVLSGIDSLTLSDGVTSRYVLDLNGANTSVTVPHESGLNFDGPFTLEAWAMARDYQYPGHQQSPFPVNSIIDKRDDSGFGRGYGLDLDSGYPRVCVATGQSENVAAISAVQIELYQYHHITGSYDGDSLRIFLDGICTGTQYIPETYVIGTGNFVMGSRYSHDMYWWDGQFAGVRVSDICRYVTDFTPPSILTSDANTVAFWPLDHRAGDIAVDESDNGHHGIIANGTWVEWSR, encoded by the coding sequence ATGAGATGGCGTATTGGTTTTGTGATCAGCATGATGCTACTTTTTTGCATGGCAGCAAGTGCGGGCGATTGGAAAATACAAATCCATCGATCTGGCAGCATTGATGAATATGTCTTGTCTGGAATTGATAGCCTGACTTTATCCGACGGGGTGACATCGCGGTATGTCCTGGACCTAAATGGAGCTAACACCTCGGTCACGGTCCCGCATGAATCAGGTCTCAATTTCGATGGTCCCTTTACACTTGAGGCATGGGCGATGGCCCGTGATTACCAGTATCCTGGGCATCAGCAGTCGCCGTTCCCGGTAAATTCCATCATCGACAAACGTGATGATTCGGGATTTGGGCGGGGCTATGGACTAGACCTTGATTCGGGTTATCCCCGGGTTTGTGTGGCAACCGGCCAGTCTGAAAATGTCGCAGCCATTTCGGCAGTTCAAATCGAACTCTATCAATATCACCATATCACCGGTTCATACGATGGGGATTCGCTAAGGATATTCCTTGATGGGATCTGTACAGGAACACAGTATATTCCAGAGACTTATGTAATTGGCACAGGCAACTTCGTGATGGGATCGAGATACTCCCATGATATGTACTGGTGGGACGGCCAATTCGCGGGAGTGCGGGTATCTGACATCTGTCGTTATGTAACCGATTTCACTCCGCCTTCGATCTTGACATCAGATGCCAATACAGTCGCATTCTGGCCGCTTGATCACCGGGCAGGGGACATTGCCGTTGACGAATCGGATAATGGGCATCATGGGATTATTGCAAATGGGACCTGGGTTGAGTGGAGCAGGTAG
- a CDS encoding formylglycine-generating enzyme family protein, with amino-acid sequence MNRCIMVMVGMVLMAGVAASQNDEIWKMRIHKGQDVELHNLAEIDSVTFFIDVAPEGFTHVPAGVFTMGDGAAYCGTDEREVTLTRDFFLGQHEVTNQEYMEAVQWAYDNEYVTATTCTVRDNLDGSTVELLDLDGHCEISFSDGIFSLRDAGHGINPDHPVMDVTWYGVVSYCDWLSLQAGLSRAYEHGGDWQCNSGDPYGAVGYRLPTDAEWEYAAQYDDERIYPWGDDALDCDRANADGCVYWTTPVGDYPDAPETLELSDMAGNVWEWCNDWHQCNLGTGQQADPHGPVVGIYRVLRGGSFGSTPTPETYRCAYRHNFLPGNSDVAVGFRIARTVQP; translated from the coding sequence ATGAATCGGTGCATCATGGTGATGGTTGGGATGGTGCTGATGGCTGGTGTGGCTGCGAGTCAAAATGATGAAATTTGGAAGATGAGAATACACAAGGGTCAGGATGTTGAGCTGCATAACCTGGCAGAAATTGATAGCGTGACATTCTTCATAGATGTCGCCCCCGAGGGATTCACACATGTCCCGGCGGGAGTGTTCACTATGGGCGATGGAGCGGCTTACTGCGGTACGGATGAGCGGGAAGTTACCCTGACCCGTGATTTCTTTCTCGGCCAGCATGAGGTTACAAACCAGGAGTACATGGAGGCGGTCCAATGGGCCTACGACAATGAATATGTGACGGCTACGACATGCACTGTACGAGACAATCTTGATGGGAGTACCGTGGAGCTTCTGGATCTGGATGGGCATTGTGAAATCAGTTTCAGCGATGGGATTTTCTCGCTACGTGACGCTGGCCATGGAATCAATCCCGATCATCCTGTGATGGACGTGACCTGGTACGGCGTGGTGAGTTACTGCGACTGGCTGAGTTTGCAGGCGGGTCTATCACGGGCTTACGAGCACGGCGGCGACTGGCAGTGCAACAGTGGAGATCCGTACGGTGCCGTTGGCTACCGGCTGCCGACCGACGCGGAGTGGGAGTATGCGGCGCAATATGATGATGAGCGGATCTATCCATGGGGAGACGATGCTCTGGATTGCGACCGGGCGAACGCTGATGGTTGTGTCTATTGGACCACACCGGTAGGGGACTATCCGGATGCGCCGGAAACATTGGAACTTTCAGACATGGCCGGAAATGTTTGGGAATGGTGTAACGATTGGCATCAGTGTAACCTTGGGACAGGCCAGCAGGCCGATCCACATGGGCCAGTAGTCGGTATCTATCGAGTATTGCGTGGAGGGTCATTTGGTTCTACCCCGACTCCCGAAACCTATCGTTGCGCTTATCGACATAACTTTCTCCCGGGAAACAGCGACGTGGCTGTCGGCTTCCGAATCGCCAGGACGGTGCAGCCCTGA
- a CDS encoding T9SS type A sorting domain-containing protein, with product MPVRFSFIALLVLLVPVAGLATTWEIYPDGSGDAPTIQAGIDTAVDGDIIELADGTFTGDGNRDIEFLGKAITVRSQGGDPETCIIDCEGNGSSQHQGFVFVNGEDENSKLHAITIMNAYLVEGRGGAIYCYSSSPEFQDCIFSHNSNINGYTDGLGGAIYCQLSSATFTNCRFIGNSARFGGAFFCNQSSASFEACTFESNWSESYGAAIDCLNSTLHIMNCLYIDNWATNSIGLGYGGAIHMHNSQCDLNYSLFLDNMAHQGGAIYLYNNSELYCINSTFHRNSATTHGGTFYLTENSSVELVKSIITSTLSGETVFCFDGGTASLECCDIYANNEGDYDWCIGGQEGVDGNISIDPLFCYPDTADYNLDGRSPCLPENHPDGPACGLIGAFWEGCNPVLGACCLYDGPCEQLNSEDCDGIGTWLGPETDCDSDPCPPPTGACCDVLSCDCSLVGSESECNQHGVQYEFLGFGTTCDPSPCAGVGACCFPGGCIELSCEDCETAGGGYLGPETICEPGLCESSKIPETFEHQALPSLTQPWPNPTTGNLKFNIILPMSARVQVKIFAISGELVGTIVDKRLSSGVHDFTFNPLGQTGGQLPTGIYYLKLEADGIRETRRMVLIH from the coding sequence ATGCCGGTACGTTTCAGCTTCATAGCTCTGCTCGTTTTGCTCGTGCCTGTAGCTGGCCTGGCCACGACCTGGGAGATCTATCCCGACGGTTCGGGTGACGCGCCGACGATTCAGGCGGGGATCGATACAGCTGTGGATGGTGATATTATCGAACTAGCCGATGGGACTTTTACAGGCGATGGCAATCGTGACATTGAATTTCTAGGCAAGGCAATCACCGTTCGCTCCCAAGGTGGCGATCCTGAGACTTGTATCATTGATTGCGAAGGGAATGGGTCTTCTCAACACCAAGGATTCGTATTTGTAAATGGTGAGGATGAGAATTCTAAACTACATGCAATTACTATAATGAACGCATACCTAGTCGAGGGCCGTGGTGGCGCAATATACTGCTACTCCTCATCACCTGAATTCCAAGACTGTATATTCAGTCACAATTCGAATATAAATGGGTACACAGATGGCTTGGGTGGAGCGATATACTGCCAGCTTTCCTCCGCCACGTTCACCAATTGCAGATTTATAGGTAATTCCGCAAGATTTGGTGGGGCGTTCTTTTGTAACCAATCCTCTGCTTCATTCGAGGCATGCACTTTTGAGAGCAATTGGAGCGAGAGCTATGGTGCAGCGATTGACTGCCTCAATTCCACTCTCCATATCATGAATTGTCTATATATCGATAATTGGGCCACAAATTCAATTGGCTTAGGATATGGTGGTGCTATTCATATGCACAACTCTCAATGTGATCTAAATTACAGTCTGTTCTTGGATAATATGGCCCATCAGGGGGGCGCCATCTATCTTTACAACAACTCAGAATTATATTGTATCAACAGTACATTTCATAGAAATTCTGCAACCACACATGGAGGGACTTTTTACCTGACGGAAAATTCCTCAGTTGAGCTGGTCAAATCGATTATAACCTCTACTCTCTCTGGTGAAACAGTGTTTTGTTTTGATGGCGGTACGGCATCTCTGGAATGTTGTGATATTTATGCCAATAACGAGGGGGACTATGATTGGTGTATAGGAGGTCAAGAGGGTGTTGATGGCAACATCTCAATAGATCCGCTCTTTTGTTATCCTGACACGGCGGATTATAACCTTGATGGCCGTTCCCCCTGTCTTCCCGAGAATCACCCTGATGGTCCAGCGTGCGGACTGATTGGCGCCTTCTGGGAGGGCTGCAATCCAGTGCTCGGGGCTTGTTGCTTGTATGATGGACCATGTGAGCAATTGAACTCTGAAGATTGTGATGGTATCGGAACCTGGCTAGGACCGGAGACAGATTGTGATTCTGATCCTTGTCCGCCACCGACGGGTGCCTGTTGTGACGTGCTTTCATGTGATTGTTCTCTTGTCGGTAGTGAATCTGAGTGCAATCAGCATGGGGTCCAATACGAATTTTTAGGATTTGGTACAACCTGCGATCCGAGTCCATGTGCAGGTGTTGGAGCCTGTTGCTTTCCAGGTGGCTGTATAGAACTCAGTTGCGAAGATTGTGAAACTGCTGGAGGCGGTTATCTTGGTCCTGAGACAATTTGCGAGCCGGGGCTTTGCGAATCCTCTAAGATTCCAGAGACATTTGAGCATCAAGCATTGCCCAGCCTTACTCAGCCCTGGCCTAACCCGACCACAGGGAACTTAAAGTTTAATATAATTCTACCCATGAGCGCCCGAGTCCAAGTTAAAATCTTTGCGATAAGTGGAGAATTGGTGGGTACAATCGTTGATAAACGTCTATCCTCGGGAGTTCACGATTTCACTTTTAATCCCCTTGGGCAAACCGGCGGCCAACTGCCTACTGGGATCTATTATCTCAAACTAGAGGCAGATGGGATAAGGGAGACACGGAGGATGGTTCTGATTCACTGA
- a CDS encoding zinc ribbon domain-containing protein, with translation MPEYIYKCEPCGKSFTVTMGILKHDTARIKCPKCKSVKVRQQITSFGVATKKKS, from the coding sequence ATGCCGGAGTACATTTACAAATGTGAGCCTTGCGGGAAGAGCTTCACTGTAACGATGGGGATTCTCAAGCACGACACAGCCAGGATCAAGTGTCCGAAGTGCAAATCCGTCAAGGTACGGCAGCAGATCACGAGCTTCGGCGTCGCCACGAAAAAGAAGAGCTGA
- a CDS encoding uracil-DNA glycosylase: protein MINQPKSLGDKKHREERLAQIHQPHVAKLNAFVETIRRQQNCGRNVPYFDPADGGVNAECLFLLEAPGPKAVESGFVSRNNPDETAKNWLLLNAEAGIDRSRTVSWNIVPWYIGDGPRIRPANRDDIEQGWPWLVRLLEPPALLPRLRIVVLVGRKAQRVAERIRQIRHNLVLMTCPHPSPVFVNRRRENRGMVLEALWEVSEKLG from the coding sequence ATGATTAATCAGCCCAAATCCCTCGGCGACAAAAAGCATAGAGAGGAGCGTCTCGCTCAGATTCACCAACCACATGTGGCGAAACTGAATGCCTTTGTGGAGACAATCCGACGCCAGCAAAATTGCGGCAGAAACGTCCCCTACTTCGACCCAGCCGATGGTGGAGTGAACGCGGAGTGCCTGTTTCTGCTTGAGGCTCCGGGTCCAAAGGCCGTCGAGAGCGGCTTCGTCTCCCGCAACAACCCAGACGAGACCGCCAAGAACTGGCTTCTGCTCAATGCCGAGGCCGGGATCGATCGCAGCCGGACCGTCTCGTGGAATATCGTGCCCTGGTACATCGGTGATGGTCCGCGAATACGTCCTGCCAACCGCGATGATATTGAGCAGGGCTGGCCTTGGCTGGTTCGGCTCTTGGAACCCCCGGCTCTCCTGCCCCGGCTCCGGATTGTCGTGCTGGTCGGGCGCAAGGCTCAGCGGGTGGCCGAGCGTATCCGGCAAATCCGGCACAATCTGGTCCTGATGACGTGCCCGCATCCGAGCCCGGTTTTTGTGAATCGGCGGCGAGAGAATCGGGGGATGGTGCTGGAGGCGTTGTGGGAGGTTTCTGAGAAGTTAGGCTGA